Below is a window of Bradyrhizobium sp. SZCCHNS1050 DNA.
ACGACGTGCCGTTCTCGATGCAGCGCATTCACGAGCTCGACCTGCGCCTCGCCGAACTTGCCGTGGACGAGCAGCAGATCCAGTCCCGCCTGGTCCAATACGAGCAGCAGATCAACGCCGAACGCGTCCGGATCAACCGGCTGACCTCGGCGACGCTGAGGGCCCGCGTCCCGGGCATGGCCTGGGATTTCCTCGTCGACGATGGCGAATATGCCCGTCGCGGTCAGGATCTCGTCAAGCTCGTGGACTGCAACAGTCTCGTGGTGACCGCGAGCGTTCCCGAAAGGCTCTACGACAGCCTGTCGATCGGCGCCCCGGTGCAGTTCCGTCTGTTCGGCGACGACCGGATATTCGATGGGACGGTGACACGTCTCGGCGGCTCGGGCGCCTCGCAACTCTACGCCAATCTCGCCGTCGGCCCGACGCCGCAGCACTTGCAGCGCTTCGACGTCACCGTTGCGGTGCCAGATCTCGCCAAGCAGCCGGATCTGTCCTGCGCCATCGGGCGCACCGGCCGGGTGATCTTCACCAGCGGACCGATCGCGGCATTCCGCGGCTTCGTCGCCCGGTACGGCTACTGATGCCGACGCTGTCACCATTCCTGTCCGCGTTCGCAGTCGTTGCGATCATCGTAGGGCTGCGCCTCCTGGTGTTGCCCCTCCTGGACCCGAAGATATGGTACTGGCGGACCCTGCTCCTCAGCGGCTCGATCCTGCTGGCCTGGCGCTATGTCGCCTGGCGCTTCACCGAGACCCTTGCTCCGCCCGGCCTCACGCCGGATGGGATCCTCAGCTGGGGCTTCGCCATTCTCGAAACGCTCACCGTTGTTTCGTCGTCCTTCGCCTTCCTGATCCTGACCAGGACCAAGGAGCGGACGACGGAGGCTGATCGCCATGCCGGCTGGTGGCTTCCGAGGCCGCCGCCTCGGGTCGACATCTTCATCACCACCTACAACGAGCAGCTCGAGGTCCTGGAGCGAACCATCGTCGGCGCCAAGGCGATCACCTATGCGGCATTGCGCGTCTTCGTCCTCGACGACGGCAGCCGAGCCTGGCTCCGGGATTACTGCACCGAGCACGGCATCGGCTATGTCGCCCGCACCGACAAGTCGCACGCCAAGGCCGGCAACATCAACAATGCCTTGCGGCTGCGCGCGGCGGATGCGGACCGGCCGGATCTCGTCGCCGTTCTCGACGCCGACTTCGTGCCTCATCTCGACTTCGTCGAGCGGACGCTCGCGTTGTTCCACGATCCGGCTGTCGGCCTCGTACAGACGCCCCAGCACTTCTTCAACCCGGACCCGATCCAGCACAATCTCGGCATCGGCGCGTCCTATCCCGACGAGCAGCGCCACTTCTTCGACAACGTCGAGCCGGCGCGCGACGCCTGGGGCATCGCAATGTGCTGCGGCACCTCCTCGATATTCCGCGTCTCCGCCGTGGAGATGATCGGCGGCGTGCCGACCGAGAGCGTCACCGAGGATTTCCTGCTCACGCTGCGCCTGTCCGCACACGGCTACCAGACCGTGTACCTGAACGAGGCGTTGTCGGAGGGATTGGCGCCGGAAGGCCTTGCGGAATACGTCACGCAGCGCGGCCGCTGGTGCCTCGGCCTCATGCAGATCGTGCGCAACGTCTACAATCCATTCGGCTCCCATGGTCTGGGTTTCTTCCACCGGCTCAGCGTCCTCGACTCGCTGCTCTACTGGACGTCGACCTATCCGTTCCGCCTCGCCGCGCTGATCTGTCCACTGCTCTACTGGTGGGGCGGGGTGACGGTGGTGAACGCCTCGATCGCCGACATCATCCGGTATTACGGCCCCTATTATCTCTCGATCATGTACACGCTGAACTGGCTGTCCAAGGGACTGTTCATTCCGATCGTCAACGATGTCTCGCAGATCGTCGCCGCCTGGCCCGTGCTCCGCGCCGCCGCTCTCGGCCTGCTCTCCCCCGGTCCGCACAAATTCTCGGTGACCGCCAAGGGCGGCGATCGCGCCAAGATCATCGTCCAATGGCCGCTGATGCGGCCCTTCCTGATCCTGATGGCGCTGACGATCGGTGGCCTGATCGTGTCGCTGACGTCCGATTTCGTCTTCAATACCACGGGGACCGCGGGAGACGGCGTCATCGTCGTGATGTTCTGGACGATCTACAACATTCTGGTGCTGTCGGTGGCGATCGCCGTGTGCATCGACCGTCCACGCTACAACCGGCCGCAACGCCAGATCGTCGAGCCGATAACCCTGACGGTCGACGGCGAGCCGCAACGCGGCTGGATCGTCAATCTCGGCCCCGGCGGCGCACGCGTCAGCGGTCCGGTCGGCCTTGCGACCGGCGCCATCGGCACGCTCACCCTGCCCCTGATCGGCGATATCCCAACCAAGGTCGCGGCTCCGACGAACGACGGCTACCGGCTCATATTTGCGGTGACGCCGCAGCAGCGCGCCCAGATCATCGAGCGGCTGCACACCGCGAGCGGAGTGCCCGGCGCCGACAGCGGCGATCTCGGCCGCATGCTGAAAGAAATCGCGCGAGCCGTGGCCGATTGAGGAGTGGACGATGACGAGGCGACGGTGGAGCTTACAGACAGCGGTTTTCCTCGGCGGCACGACACTGATCGTCGTGACGGCGCTGGCCGTTGCCATCCTCTATTCGGCGTCGCTGCAGCGGCGCGGCGAGGAGCTCGCGATCGAGCAGCTGAGGACGCGCGGTGAGCTCAGCGCAAACCTGCTGGCGCGACAGCTGTACGGCACGTGGATCGACGTGTCGCGGCTCGCCGCGATCATCGACCCCGCCGACGTCGCCGAGGCGCGCCGGCAGATCCAGTTCGTGAGCCAGTTCCAGCCGCGCTATGCCTGGCTCGGCATCGCCGACCCCGGCGGCAAGGTCATCGCGAGCAAGGACCGGATGCTGGAAGGACAAAGCGTCGCCGACCTGCGCTGGTTCCGGCATGGACTCGGGGTGCCGACGGCGGTCGATGATCGCGAATCAGAGGCCCTGGGCCGGATGTTGCAGGCCGCTTCGGGACCGGACCGCTTGATCGCCATGTCGGCTCCGCTCGTGCACGACGGCGCCCCCGCCGGCGTCATCGGGGCCCAGATCGATTGGAAATGGGTGATCGAATCCGTCGCGGCGCTGGCGTCGCGCGACATCGATCTGGTGTTGCTGTCGCGCGAGAGCATCGTGCTGTTCGGCCCGCCGGATCTCGTCGGCAAGCAACTGACGATCGGCTCGGCGCAGGCCGCAAGCCGCGGGGCCTCGGTCGCGCTCATCGAGCGATGGCCCGACGGCAAGGATTATTTCACCCTCACGTTCCCCACCGTGAAGTACGCCGATCTGCCGAGCTTCGGCTGGTCCCTTCTGATCCGGCAGGACGCCGTTGCCGCGATGGTGCCGACCCGCCAGCTTGTGCGCTCGTTTTGGTTCAACGTTGCCGGTGGCGTGTTCTCGATCCTGGTGCTGCTCAATTTCGCCGCGAAATGGGTGGTGACGCCGATGCGCCGTCTTGCCCAGGCCGCCGAGACCATGGTGAAAGATCCGTTTTCTGGCATGGTGGCTCGGGAAACCCGGTACGATGAGGCGACGCGGCTGCGCGACGCCTTGGTCAGGCTCCAGTCGAAGCTGATGGCAAAAGTGCCTGGTTCGACGGAAGACAGCGGTAGCGGCATATAGCGGCGCCAGCAACCGGTGCGAGAACCCTCCTTTTCGGCGCTACGTGCTGGGTTCCCAAGCGGTCATTTGATGGCGACGGCCGGCCCCGAGGAAGGCAGGGGAACCGCGCCATCAAAGGAGGCGGGATAAGCCCGCAATTGTGGCACTGCACGCTGTTGCGGCACCCGGTTCCGAACTGTTAGTACTGCCGCACGCGTCGCCTTGGGCGCGGGTGCGTCTCCAGGCATACCGGCACCCGCTCTACAAGGCCCCCGCCGCGTTGCGAACCGGTATCGGCAGTCTCACTCACGGCAGTTCATGGATTATTTCGCGCAACAGCTCATCAACGGCCTCGTTCTTGGCTCGATCTACGGCCTGATCGCCATCGGCTACACCATGGTCTACGGCATCGTCGGCATGATCAATTTCGCCCATGGCGACATCTTCATGATCGGCGGCTTCATCGCGCTGATCTGCTTCCTGGTCCTGGTGTCGCTGGGCCTGACCGCGGTTCCGGTGATCCTGCTGATCGTGCTGCTGGTGTCGATGGCCATCACGGCGCTCTATGGGTGGACCATCGAACGTATCGCCTATCGCCCGCTGCGGCACTCGTTCCGCCTGGCGCCGATGCTGTCCGCCATCGGCATGTCGTTCGTCCTCACCAACTATTCGCAGGTGTCGCAGGGCGCGCGCGTCAAGCCGGTGCCGCCGATCATCACCGGCGGCTACACGCTGCACGAGGGCGCGGGCGGCTTCGTCGTCCAGCTCTCCAACATCCAGATCGTGGTGGTCATCACCACCATCGTTCTGCTCGCGCTGTTCACCTGGCTGGTATCCCGCACGCGGCTCGGCCGCGACATGCGCGCCTGCGAGCAGGATCAGACCATGGCGGCACTGCTGGGCGTCGACGTCGACCGCACCATCTCGATGACCTTCGTGATCGGCGCGGCGCTCGCGGCCGTCGCCGGCATGATGTACCTGCTGTATTACGGCCTGGTCGATTTCTTCATGGGCTTCGTCGCCGGCATCAAGGCGTTCACGGCGGCGGTGCTCGGCGGCATCGGCTCGCTGCCGGGCGCGATGCTCGGAGGCCTCGCGATCGGACTGATCGAGACGTTCTGGTCGGCCTATTTTTCGGTGGAGTACAAGGACGTCGCAGCATTCTCGATCCTGATCGTGGTGCTGATCTTCCTGCCAACCGGCCTGCTCGGCCGGCCCGAAGTCGAAAAAGTCTGAAGATGGAGTCCGCGTGAGCGCGTCCCTTCCCGCCTCGTCGAAAGGCTCCGAACCGGTCGGAGCCGCCTTCATCCTCAAGAAGGCCTTTCTCAGCGCACTGGTCGCTCTCGGTCTGTTCTCCCTGATGGTCGGCGTCCGCACCGAAGCGGGTCAGAGCGGCCAGCTCGTATACTGGACCCGCTTCGGCGACCTCGCCAGCCTGGTTGTGGCGGTGTTCGTCGGCTCGATCGCGGTCGAGCTGCTGCGGCTGTGGTTCGGACCGCGCGGCGGCCTCGGCAGCTTCGTGCCGCCGTCCGTGCGGAGCGGCATGTCGGTAGCCGGCCGCTATCTCGCGCCGGCGCTGCTGATCTTCACCTTGCTGGTACCGGTGATCTTCTACAATCAGCGTTACATTCTCGACCTCGGCATTTTGGTCCTTACCTACGTCATGCTGGGTTGGGGCCTCAACGTCGTGGTCGGTCTCGCCGGCCTGCTCGACCTCGGCTACGTCGCGTTCTACGCCGTCGGCGCCTATTCCTACGGCCTGCTCTCGACCACCTTCGGCCTGTCGTTCTGGGTCTGCCTGCCGCTCGCCGGCATTCTCGCCGCCTTCTGGGGCGTGCTGCTCGGCTTTCCGGTGCTGCGGCTGCGCGGTGACTACCTCGCCATCGTGACCCTGGCCTTTGGCGAGATCATCCGCCTCGTCCTCATCAACTGGCAGGACGTGACCGGCGGTCCCAACGGCGTCTCCGGGATTCCGCGACCGACGTTGTTCGGCATTCCGCTCGCACCGGGCGAAGGCGGCCTTGCATCGATGCTCGGCATCCCGTTCTCGCCGACGCATCGCATCGTTTTTCTGTTCTATCTGATCCTGGCGCTGGCACTCCTGACCAACTGGGTCACCATCCGGCTGCGCCGGCTGCCGATCGGCCGGGCCTGGGAAGCGCTGCGCGAGGACGAGGTCGCCTGCCGCGCGCTCGGCATCAACATCACCACCACCAAGCTGACCGCATTTGCGACCGGCGCGATGTTCGGCGGTTTCGCCGGCGCCTTCTTCGCCACGCGCCAGGGCTTCATCAGCCCGGAATCCTTCACCTTCCAGGAATCGGCGCTGGTGCTCGCCATCGTCGTGCTCGGCGGCATGGGGTCGCAGCTCGGCGTCGCGCTGGCGGCGCTCGCCATGATCGGCGGCTTCGAGCTGTTCAGAAGCCTCGAGGGCTACCGCATGCTGGTGTTCGGTCTCGCCATGGTGCTGGTGATGATCTGGCGGCCGCGCGGCATTGTCGGCCATCGCGCGCCGACCGTATTCCTGGAAAAATCCAAGAGCATCTCTTCGGACCTCGTCAAGGAAGGCCACGGATGAGCTCCGCTCCCATTCTCGCACTCGAAAACCTCACCATGCGCTTCGGCGGCATCGTCGCCGTCAATGCGCTGTCGTTCACCGCGCAACGCACGCAGATCACGGCCCTGATCGGCCCCAACGGCGCCGGCAAGACCACCGTGTTCAACTGCATCACCGGCTTCTACAAGCCGACCTCCGGCGTCATCCGCCTGACCCATGATGACGGCGCGCAGTTCGAGATGCAGAAGCTGAAGGACTTCAACATCTCCAAGCAGGCCAAGGTGGCGCGGACGTTCCAGAACATCCGGCTGTTTCCGGGCATGACGGCGCTCGAGAACCTGATGGTCGCGCAGCACAACGCGCTGATGCGCGCGTCCGGCATGACGGTGCTCGGGCTGCTCGGCGTGCCCTCGTGGCGCGCGGCCGAGCGGAACGCGATCGATGCGGCCGTGTTCTGGCTGAAGCGCGTCGGGCTGATCGACCGCGCCGACGACGCGGCCGGCAATCTCGCCTATGGCGACCAGCGTCGGCTGGAGATCGCGCGCGCGATGTGCACCTCGCCGGCCCTGCTCTGCCTCGACGAACCGGCCGCCGGCCTCAACGCGCGCGAGAGTGCGGCCCTCAGCGAGTTGCTGCTGTCGATCCGGGCCGATCACGCCACGTCGATCCTGCTGATCGAGCACGACATGAGCGTCGTGATGGAAATCTCCGACCGCGTCGTCGTGATGGACTACGGCGTCAAGATTGCCGAGGGCACGCCGCGCGAGATCCGCGACGATCCGAAGGTCATCGCCGCCTATCTCGGCACCGACGAGGAAGAGGCCGCAGCCGTGATGGAGGCCGAGGCGTGAGTGCGTCCCTGCTCGCGATCCGCAATCTGCGCGCGTCCTACGGCAAAATCGAAGCGCTGAAGGGCGTCGATCTCGACATCAAGCCGGGCGAGATCGTCGCGCTGATCGGCGCCAACGGCGCCGGCAAGTCGACGCTGATGATGTCGATCTTCGGCCGCCCGCGCGCAAGCTCCGGCAACATCGTCTACGACGGCAACGACATCACACAGGTGCCGACGCATCAGATCGCGCGGCTGCGCATCGCGCAGTCGCCGGAGGGACGCCGCATCTTTCCGCGCATGAGCGTGGCGGAAAACCTGCAGATGGGCGCCGACGCCGGCGAGACGACCGACGCGGAGCGGGCCAGCACGCTGGAGCGCGTCTTCGCCCTGTTCCCGCGCCTGAAGGAGCGCGTCGACCAGCGCGGCGGCACGCTATCCGGTGGCGAGCAGCAGATGCTGGCGATCGGACGCGCGCTGATGAGCCGGCCGCGCCTGCTGCTTCTGGATGAGCCCTCGCTCGGCTTGGCGCCGCTGATCGCCCGCCAGATTTTCGACGCCATTCGGACACTCAACCGCCAGGACGGTCTGACCGTGCTGATCGTCGAGCAGAACGCCAATCACGCGCTGAAGCTCGCCCATCGCGGCTATGTGCTGGTCAACGGCCTGATTACGCTGTCGGGCACCGGCACCGAGCTGCTGCAGCGACCGGAGATCCGCGCTGCCTATCTGGAGGGCGGCCGCCACTGAGGCGGGCCCTCAAAACGCGGTCAGAATGGCCTTAGTCCTTCGTAGGTGTGGTCAAAAATTGCCGGTGACTTCGCCGGAAAATCAGCCACAATGCGCGCGGTCTGCGGCCCGCCGTTCGGGCCGTTCCGTGTCGACCTACCCCCGCGAGGATTTCTCATGAAACCACTCAAACTCATCGGCTTGGCTCTGGGCGCATCGCTGGCGCTCTCGACTGCTGCCTTCGCCGAAGACATCAACATCGCCGTGGCCGGCCCGATGACCGGCAGTGAATCGGCCTTCGGCCGCCAGATGCAGAACGGCGCCGAGATGGCGGTCGCCGACCTCAATGCCGCCGGTGGCGTGCTCGGCAAGAAGCTCGCACTGCAGGTGGGTGACGATGCCTGCGATCCGAAGCAGGCGCGTTCGGTTGCCGAAAAGCTCGCCGGCTCCGGCATTCCGTTCGTCGCCGGCCATTTCTGCTCGTCGTCGTCGATCCCGGCCTCCGAGGCCTATGCCGACAGCAACGTGCTGCAGATCACGCCGGCCTCGACCAACCCGCTGTTCACCGAGCGCAAGCTGTGGAACGTGGCGCGCGTCTGCGGCCGTGACGACCAGCAGGGTCTCGTCGCCGCCAACTACATCGCGAAGAACTTCAAGGGCAAGAACATCGCGATCCTCAACGACAAGACCACCTACGGCAAGGGTCTCGCCGACGAGACCAAGAAGGCGCTGAACAAGGCCGGCGTCACCGAGAAGATGTTCGAGTCCTACAACAAGGGCGACAAGGACTTCAACGCCATCGTCTCCCGCTTGAAGCGTGACAACATCGATCTCGTCTATGTCGGCGGCTATCATCAGGAAGCCGGCCTCATCCTGCGCCAGATGCGCGACCAGGGTCTCAAGACCATCCTGATGGCGGGCGACGCGATGAACGACAAGGAGTTCGCTTCGATCACCGGTCCGGCCGCGGAAGGCACGCTGTTCACCTTCGGCCCCGAGCCGCGCAACAAGCCGACCGCGAAGGCGATCGTGGACAAGTTCAAGGCCAAGAACATCGATCCCGAGGGCTATACGCTCTACACCTACGCCGCGATCCAGGTCTGGTCGCAGGCCGTCAAGAAGGCCAACACCACCGACGCCAAGAAGGTAATGGACACCATCAAGGCCGGCGAGTGGGACACGGTGCTGGGCAAGCTCGGCTTCGACGCCAAGGGCGACATCAAGCAGATCGACTACGTCGTCTACAAGTGGGACGCCAAGGGCGGCTACGCCGAGCTCGGCGGCAAGGGATCCTGATAGGAACTTTGACCGTCTCGATCATCATCAGCAAAATGCAAACGCCCCGGTCCTGGACCGGGGCGTTCTGCTGAGAGCTTGTTTCGTCGCTGAGCCCCCGACCGTGGGGAACCACGTCGTACGGAGCAACAGACCGGCTCAGCCGGCACAGGCCGAAAGCGATGGGGTCCCCTTGGCCGCCACCGCCGCACGGGCCGTTTCGACGGCACGCATCAGCTCGGCCGGGCGGAACGGTTTCTGCAGGTAAACGACACGGGTCAGCTCGTCCGACATCGACGCGCCATCGAAGGCAGTCATGCCGGAGACGGCGACCACCGGAACGTCGGGAACCAGCGCGCGCATACTGCTGACCAGATCGAGCCCGTTGGAATCATCGAGATAGATGTCGACGATGACGGCATCGAATGCCTGGTCGCGGAACAACTGCAGTCCGGACGCAGCGGTTCCCGCTTCGACCACGTCGAACTGATTGACGCGCAGCACCATACAGATCATGGCGCGCACATCCTTCTGATCGTCGACCACCAGAATCCGTGGCATCAACTTCTCCAGAATTTTTCCGTTGGACAGCCTACAACGTAGAAAGAAATCGGACACAACTATGAGTATATTTATCTCATTTGCGGTAAAGGTGCGGTTACTCCAACTATTGACTCATTCTACAGAACGATCCGATCTGGTACCATACAACCTTCATTAGAACAGTGATTTTCTTCGCGCACCAGCTGTAAAGCTTCCCCTCTTGCACGTCGGCTCTGTTGCGCAGGACCCTTGGAGATGCAGAGCATCAAGGATCATCGCGAAGTCCTCCTGTCGACGTCCACCGCGACGCGCCGAGACCAAATCGCAGCACTCGCCGCGGTTGCGATCTCGACCTTGCTGTTTGCCGCCGCCGCTCCCTTTGCCAAGGTGCAGTTGCCGCCGGTGCCTGCGTTCGTCGCGAGCTACCAGTCGGCGCTGGCGCTGAACGATCTCATCACCGCGTTCCTGCTGTTCTCCCAGTTCGTGCTGCTTCGCTCGCGACCGTTGCTGTGGTTGGCCTCCGGTTACCTGTTTACCGCGCCAGCCTCGCTGCTGCACACGCTGGTGTTCCCAGGCCTGTATTCTCAGACCGGCCTGCTCGATGCAGGGCCGCAGACCGCAGCCTGGATCTACATGATCTGGCACGGCGCGTTCCCCTTGTTCGTTCTGGTCTATGCGCTGCACGACCGTCTCCGTCCGGCGCCCGTTGGGTCGGTTGCGCTGTCTCTCTCGGTCGCCGTGCTCGGCGTGGCGATTGCACTTGCGGCACTCACCTGGGCGGTGATCGCCCATGATACGGCGCTGCCTGCGCTCGTCCGCGATGACGCTGCCACTCCGGCTTTGAAGATCGTGGTCGGCGCCATCTGGTGCGTAACATCGGCTGCCCTGCTCGTCCTGGCGTTGCGCAGGCCGCACAGCATTCTCGACCTCTGGGTCATGGTGGCGCTGTGCGCCTGGCTGTTCGATCTCTCGATCTCCTCGCTGCTCAACGCCGCCCGGTTCGACCTCGGCTACTATGCGGGCCGCATCTATGGCTTGCTGGCAGCGAGCTTCGTCCTCGGCGTCCTGCTCGCCGACAATGTCAGGCTGCAGACGAGGCTCATGCGGCTGCTGCAGCAGCAGCGCCGGCAGAGCGAAAGCGAGCGGGCCCGTTTCATCGCGCGGGAGCGGCTGTTCAGCGCTGTGGTGGAATCCTCCAACGACGCCATCATCACGCTGACGCTGCAGGGCAAGATCACGTCCTGGAATCGCGCCGCCGAACACCTGTTCGGATACGGCGCAGACGAGGCGCTTGGCAACGACATCGGCCTGATCGTGCCCGCCGAACGGCGCAGCGAAGTCGATCGCATCCTGAGCCGGATCGGCGACGGCGAGAAGATCGAGCATCACGAGACGATCCGCCGCCACAAGGACGGCCGCGAGATCGAAGTATCGCTCGGCGTGTCGCCGATCCTCGACGCGCATGGTGTGATCATCGGCGCCTCGAAGGTGGCGCACGACATCACCGAGAGCAAGCGCACCCGAACCGCCCTGACCCGTGAGACCGAGGAGCGCCGCCGCATCTTCGAGACCTCGCAGGACCTGATCCTGGTTGCCAACTCCTACGGACAATTGATGCAGGTCAGCCCGAGCGCGCTGGACGTGCTCGGCTACCGGCCGGAGGAGATGGTCGGCCGCAATGCCAGCGACTTCGTCTATCCGCCCGAGCTCGAGGCGGTCCGTAGCCAGATGCGCGCCTGCCGCCGCGGCCGCGACGTCCGTAATTTCGAAGCGCAGCTCATGCACAAGGAAGGCCGCGGCGTCGTCCTGAACTGGATGGCGAGCTGGTCGGAGCCGGTGCAGCGCCACTTCTTCGTCGGCCGCGACCTCACCGAGAAGCGCGCGGCCGAGGCGCAGTTCCGCCAGGCGCAGAAGATGGAGGCGGTCGGTCAGCTCACCGGCGGCGTCGCCCACGACTTCAACAACATCCTCACCGTCATCACCGGCAGCATCGGCATTCTTGCCGACGCCGTGTCCGACCGGCCGGAGCTCGCCTCCGTCGCCAAGCTGATCGACGACTCCGCCGACCGCGGCGCGCAGCTCACGCGGCAGTTGCTGGCCTTCGCCCGCAAGCAGCCGCTGCAGCCGACGGATCTCGACGTCAACGCCCTGTTGAACGAGACCGCAGCCTTGCTGCAGCCGACGCTCGGCGCGCAGATCGAGATCGAGCGTATCCTTGACGCCGATCCCTGCACTGCGCTCGCCGATCCGAACCAGCTCGCCACCGCGGTCATCAATCTCGCGCTCAATGCGCGTGATGCGATGCCGCAGGGCGGCAAGCTCACGCTGGAGACAGCGAACGTCACGCTCGACCGGGACTATGCCGACGTCCATAGCGAGGTCATCGTCGGTGACTACGTGATGATCGCCGTGAGCGACACCGGCTGTGGCATTCCGCCGGCCTATCTCGAGAAGGTGTTCGATCCGTTCTTCTCGACCAAGGGCTCCGGCAAGGGCACGGGGCTCGGCCTCAGCATGGTGTTCGGTTTCGTCAAGCAGTCCGGCGGCCACATCAAGATCTACAGCGAGGTCGGCCACGGCACCTCGATCAAGCTGTATCTGCCGCGCTCGGCGTCCGCTCCGGCGGCCAGCGCGGGCTTGCAGGCGCCAGACGCGCGCGGCGGCAATGAGACGATCCTGATCGTGGAGGACGATCCGCTGGTACGCCAGCACGTGATCGCCCAGGTCGGCAGCCTCGGCTACACCACCCTGGCTGCAGCCAATGCCGCCGAGGCGCTCGACGTGCTCGATCGCCATCCGGAGATCGACCTGCTGTTCACCGACGTCATCATGCCCGGCGCCATGAACGGCCGCCAGCTCGCCGACGCCGCGCGGGTGCGGCGGCCGGCGCTGCGGACGCTGTTCACCTCGGGCTACACCGAGAACGCGATCGTGCACCACGGCCGCCTCGACGCCGGCGTGCTGCTGCTGCCCAAGCCTTACCGGAAGCCAGAGCTGGCCCGCATGATCCGTATCGCGCTGGAGCGCTGAAGCACGCGCCCGGATCGGCGTAAGCGACATCCGGGCCCACCGGCGCGGCACTTGAGACCCGGATGTCGCCTGCCCCTTCGCGCCCGCTGGACGCAAGCGGGGCGCTCATACCAGCGCCGAGGCGCGTGCCCTCCTGCATTGAGGCCTCGCGCCGGCCGCGCTATCCATCCGGCATCATCATCTGCAGCGAGGGACGATCGTGCAGAACCTCCTCACCGACATCCCCGGCGTACGCGTAGGCCATGCCCATGACGCCGCGCTCGCTTCCGGCGTGACCGCGATCCTGTTCGATCAGCCGGCGGTCGCCGCGATCGACATCCGTGGCGGCGGACCCGGGGTGCGCGAGGATGCGCTGCTCGATCCTGCGAATACGGTGGAACGGGTCGACGGCATTGCCCTGTCGGGAGGCTCGGCGTTCGGGCTCGAGGCCGCGAGCGGCATTCAGGCCTGGCTGGCGGAACAGGGGCGCGGCTTTGCCGTGCGCGACGCGCTGATCCCGATCGTCCCCGGCGCGATCGTGTTCGACCTCTTGAACGGCGGCAACAAGGCCTGGGGCCGCTACGCGCCGTATCGCGAGCTCGGCTACGCGGCGGCGGCGGCGGCCAGCACGACCTTCGCGCTCGGCAGCGTCGGTGCCGGGCTCGGCGCCACCACGGCCAACCTGCAGGGCGGGCTCGGCTCGGCGTCGGCGACGACGACAGGCGGCATCAAGGTTGCGGCCATTGTTGTGGTGAATGCGGTCGGCAGCGTCACTGTCGGCGACGGTCCCTGGTTCTGGGCGGCACCGTACGAGATCGACGGCGAGTTCGGCGGCCGCGGCCTGCCGGCCGCCTTCACGCCGGACATGCTGGCGATGCGCATCAAGGGCGGCCCGGCAGCATCGGCCTCCGAGAACACGACGATCAGCCTCGTCGTGACCGATGCCATCCTGACTAAGGCGCAGGCCAAGCGGCTCGCGATGATGGCGCAGACCGGCATG
It encodes the following:
- a CDS encoding branched-chain amino acid ABC transporter substrate-binding protein, whose product is MKPLKLIGLALGASLALSTAAFAEDINIAVAGPMTGSESAFGRQMQNGAEMAVADLNAAGGVLGKKLALQVGDDACDPKQARSVAEKLAGSGIPFVAGHFCSSSSIPASEAYADSNVLQITPASTNPLFTERKLWNVARVCGRDDQQGLVAANYIAKNFKGKNIAILNDKTTYGKGLADETKKALNKAGVTEKMFESYNKGDKDFNAIVSRLKRDNIDLVYVGGYHQEAGLILRQMRDQGLKTILMAGDAMNDKEFASITGPAAEGTLFTFGPEPRNKPTAKAIVDKFKAKNIDPEGYTLYTYAAIQVWSQAVKKANTTDAKKVMDTIKAGEWDTVLGKLGFDAKGDIKQIDYVVYKWDAKGGYAELGGKGS
- a CDS encoding P1 family peptidase — protein: MQNLLTDIPGVRVGHAHDAALASGVTAILFDQPAVAAIDIRGGGPGVREDALLDPANTVERVDGIALSGGSAFGLEAASGIQAWLAEQGRGFAVRDALIPIVPGAIVFDLLNGGNKAWGRYAPYRELGYAAAAAASTTFALGSVGAGLGATTANLQGGLGSASATTTGGIKVAAIVVVNAVGSVTVGDGPWFWAAPYEIDGEFGGRGLPAAFTPDMLAMRIKGGPAASASENTTISLVVTDAILTKAQAKRLAMMAQTGMARAIYPVHLPLDGDIVFAAAACTRPIEPLVELSELGMVAANVLARAIARGVYHASPLPFAGALPSWQGRFGS
- a CDS encoding PAS domain S-box protein, encoding MQSIKDHREVLLSTSTATRRDQIAALAAVAISTLLFAAAAPFAKVQLPPVPAFVASYQSALALNDLITAFLLFSQFVLLRSRPLLWLASGYLFTAPASLLHTLVFPGLYSQTGLLDAGPQTAAWIYMIWHGAFPLFVLVYALHDRLRPAPVGSVALSLSVAVLGVAIALAALTWAVIAHDTALPALVRDDAATPALKIVVGAIWCVTSAALLVLALRRPHSILDLWVMVALCAWLFDLSISSLLNAARFDLGYYAGRIYGLLAASFVLGVLLADNVRLQTRLMRLLQQQRRQSESERARFIARERLFSAVVESSNDAIITLTLQGKITSWNRAAEHLFGYGADEALGNDIGLIVPAERRSEVDRILSRIGDGEKIEHHETIRRHKDGREIEVSLGVSPILDAHGVIIGASKVAHDITESKRTRTALTRETEERRRIFETSQDLILVANSYGQLMQVSPSALDVLGYRPEEMVGRNASDFVYPPELEAVRSQMRACRRGRDVRNFEAQLMHKEGRGVVLNWMASWSEPVQRHFFVGRDLTEKRAAEAQFRQAQKMEAVGQLTGGVAHDFNNILTVITGSIGILADAVSDRPELASVAKLIDDSADRGAQLTRQLLAFARKQPLQPTDLDVNALLNETAALLQPTLGAQIEIERILDADPCTALADPNQLATAVINLALNARDAMPQGGKLTLETANVTLDRDYADVHSEVIVGDYVMIAVSDTGCGIPPAYLEKVFDPFFSTKGSGKGTGLGLSMVFGFVKQSGGHIKIYSEVGHGTSIKLYLPRSASAPAASAGLQAPDARGGNETILIVEDDPLVRQHVIAQVGSLGYTTLAAANAAEALDVLDRHPEIDLLFTDVIMPGAMNGRQLADAARVRRPALRTLFTSGYTENAIVHHGRLDAGVLLLPKPYRKPELARMIRIALER
- a CDS encoding response regulator translates to MPRILVVDDQKDVRAMICMVLRVNQFDVVEAGTAASGLQLFRDQAFDAVIVDIYLDDSNGLDLVSSMRALVPDVPVVAVSGMTAFDGASMSDELTRVVYLQKPFRPAELMRAVETARAAVAAKGTPSLSACAG